The following coding sequences are from one Lolium rigidum isolate FL_2022 chromosome 6, APGP_CSIRO_Lrig_0.1, whole genome shotgun sequence window:
- the LOC124661919 gene encoding TBC1 domain family member 8B-like, which translates to MKAKSLPFIAFEHKRDAYGFAVRPQHLQRYREYANIYKEEEEERSDRWKNFIERQAEDDESSGEDAKIVPSIEDEGATGDAGTPDLSNEKTPKQQRPHKIQIWSEIRPSLGHIGEMMSLRIKKKKQSTAGEEDATDGLHPVNAEDGKPSEDSDEEFYDVEKVDPGQEGPASDSANADSGINRATSQEGYFPWKEELECLVRGGLPMALRGELWQAFVGIGARRVKGYYESLLAVDGGSGDSKDSDPPTMECGDEKSKASQTPCSEKWRGQIEKDLPRTFPGHPALDEDGRNALRRLLTAYARHNPSVGYCQAMNFFAGLLLLLMSEENAFWALTGIMDDYFEGYFSEEMIESQVDQLVLEELVREKFPKLVNHLDYLGVQVAWVAGPWFLSIYMNMLPWETVLRVWDVLLFDGNRVMLFRTALALMELYGPALVTTKDAGDAVTLLQSLAGSTFDSSQLVLTACMGYQAVDEARLHDLRNKHRPSVLSSMENRAKGLREWRNTSGLASKLYNFNRDAEPLVSISTEQLNDSTDGDANQETSSENIDDMYHGLTVNTDIDLLPDPKDQVIWLKVELCRLLEERRSAVLRADELETALMEMVKQDNRRELSAKVEQLEQELSELRQSLSDKQEQEQAMLQVLMRVEQEQKVTEDARIFAEQDAAAQKYASHILQEKYDEAMASLAQMENRAVMAETMLEATLQYQSSQQKAQLPSPSPSPRTPTRDASPGQVSQDSSQEFQPRKISLLAPFSLSWRDRNKGKQNNADELTNGKQNNNTAQSVEPPKMDDGNQGGTPKEGERVETPIGDEPRLEMAKMDGDLPTVETTTNKINGQEEHLQEIRLD; encoded by the exons ATGAAGGCCAAGAGCCTCCCCTTCATCGCCTTCGAGCACAAGCG GGACGCCTATGGTTTCGCTGTGCGGCCACAGCACCTGCAACGCTACAGGGAGTATGCCAACATCTACAAG gaggaggaagaggagcggtCTGATAGATGGAAGAACTTTATCGAGAGGCAGGCCGAGGACGACGAATCGTCCGGAGAAGATGCTAAGATTGTGCCGTCCATCGAGGACGAAGGAGCTACGGGAGATGCCGGCACGCCTGACCTGTCCAACGAGAAGACACCCAAACAGCAGAGGCCACATAAGATCCAAATATGGTCTGAGATCAGGCCCTCATTGGGCCACATCGGGGAGATGATGAGCTTGCGTATCAAGAAGAAGAAGCAATCTACCGCTGGCGAAGAGGACGCAACGGATGGGCTCCACCCTGTAAACGCTGAAGACGGCAAGCCCTCGGaggactccgacgaggagttctatGATGTAGAGAAGGTTGATCCTGGCCAAGAAGGGCCTGCTTCTGACAGCGCCAATGCCGATTCGGGCATTAATAGAGCTACGAGTCAAGAAGGGTATTTTCCTTggaaagaagaattggagtgcttAGTCCGTGGTGGGCTGCCAATGGCTCTGAGGGGAGAG CTATGGCAAGCTTTTGTTGGTATTGGAGCTCGCCGAGTGAAAGGGTACTATGAGAGCCTCCTTGcggtggatggtggaagcggagacAGCAAAGATTCCGATCCTCCAACTATGGAGTGTGGTGACGAAAAATCGAAAGCATCTCAAACACCTTGTTCCGAAAAGTGGAGAGGGCAAATAGAGAAG GATTTGCCTAGAACATTTCCAGGCCATCCAGCTCTAGATGAGGATGGCAGAAATGCTTTGAGACGATTGCTCACTGCTTATGCTAGACATAATCCATCAGTTGGTTACTGCCAG GCAATGAACTTCTTTGCTGGTTTGTTACTTCTGTTGATGTCCGAGGAGAACGCATTTTG GGCATTGACAGGCATTATGGATGACTattttgagggttatttctctgaAGAAATGATCGAGTCTCAG GTGGATCAGCTTGTTTTAGAGGAGTTGGTCAGAGAAAAATTCCCCAAGCTAG taaatCACCTGGACTACCTTGGTGTACAAGTTGCATGGGTTGCTGGACCATGGTTCCTATCTATATACATGAACATGCTTCCCTGGGAAACTG TTCTTCGTGTGTGGGATGTGCTTCTCTTTGATGGAAATCGTGTGATGCTCTTCCGGACTGCCCTTGCACTTATGGAGTTGTATG GTCCTGCACTTGTGACAACAAAAGATGCTGGGGATGCCGTAACTCTCTTACAGTCTTTAGCTGGTTCCACTTTTGACAGCAGCCAGCTTGTTTTAACAGCTTGCATGGGATATCAAGCTGTAGATGAAGCAAGGCTGCATGATCTGAGAAACAAACACCGGCCATCTGTTTTGTCTTCAATGGAAAACAGAGCAAAAGGTCTTCGTGAATGGAGGAACACAAGTGGTCTTGCATCAAAGCTATACAATTTCAACCGTGATGCTGAACCATTGGTGTCAATATCAACAGAACAGTTAAATGACTCGACAGATGGGGATGCTAACCAAGAAACCAGTTCTGAAAATATTGATGATATGTATCATGGCCTGACTGTCAACACTGATATTGATTTGTTGCCCGATCCCAAAGATCAG GTTATCTGGCTGAAGGTTGAGCTATGCCGACTGCTAGAGGAAAGGAGATCAGCTGTTCTGAG GGCTGATGAATTAGAGACAGCACTAATGGAGATGGTTAAGCAAGATAACAGACGTGAATTAAGTGCAAAG GTAGAGCAGTTAGAACAAGAATTATCTGAGCTAAGGCAATCtctatcagacaagcaggaacagGAACAAGCAATGCTTCAG GTCCTGATGCGTGTAGAGCAAGAACAGAAGGTTACAGAGGATGCACGCATCTTTGCTGAGCAAGATGCTGCTGCTCAGAAATATGCTTCACATATCCTTCAG GAAAAGTATGATGAAGCGATGGCTTCACTCGCGCAAATGGAGAACAGAGCAGTCATGGCTGAAACAATGTTGGAGGCAACACTTCAATATCAATCTAGTCAGCAAAAAGCACAActaccttccccttccccttctccAAG GACACCAACACGAGATGCATCTCCTGGCCAAGTGAGCCAAGATTCATCACAGGAGTTTCAGCCTAGAAAAATAAGTTTGCTTGCCCCATTTTCTCTCAGTTGGCGTGACAGGAACAAG GGCAAGCAGAACAATGCTGACGAGTTAACAAATGGCAAACAAAATAACAACACTGCACAAAGTGTTGAGCCACCAAAGATGGATGATGGAAATCAGGGGGGCACACCAAAAGAGGGTGAACGAGTAGAGACACCCATCGGAGATGAACCCCGATTAGAGATGGCCAAGATGGATGGCGATCTGCCAACCGTAGAAACGACTACAAATAAAATAAACGGGCAGGAAGAACACTTACAAGAAATAAGACTAGATTGA